A genomic segment from Thamnophis elegans isolate rThaEle1 chromosome 3, rThaEle1.pri, whole genome shotgun sequence encodes:
- the MFHAS1 gene encoding malignant fibrous histiocytoma-amplified sequence 1 produces MAEMERPEEAARLWRDAALRARKLQSNLQQLELELGSRGESGPEAPPKLKSSQQQQQQQPPPPPPTSPLEALNLSGRGLDELPEGLCAAVGSSLSVLSLRRNRLAHLPSAAALRHLGRLAELDLSHNRLRCLRDDGQALALLRGLRKLNLSHNQLGGEGTLPSGLGELRQLEELDLSFNRLSHLPAEALAHLRQLRTLDVDHNQLSAFPQPLLELDALEELDCSGNRLLQSLPEGITCLRHLKILWLSGTGLEALPEGLCQLGTLESLMLDGNRLSVLPAGFGSLQRLKMLNLSSNLLADFPAAVLALPGLEELYLSRNQLTLLPAGLCQLCQLRTLWLDNNRIRYLPDSIVKLHQLEELVLQGNQIAILPEGFGQLSRVSLWKIKDNPLIQPPYEVCMKGIPYIAAYQKELAHSQPALKPRLKLVLMGLKNAGKTLLRKCLMEEEEEEQVESSFGSANKNFERTQSRGCFIQPLRDLPQPLSPKAQPNHFPIVEQPKASPLSVSPLKCSCLGYNSTEKRDVFSQSPKVIGQTQAGGSAAEQQDDIPLSPSIKIHRETCLGNYPLRPPGSHVTGLPGSSKGIEVVDWTADVERSLTFIVYELAGDPSYDVIQPFFLSPGALYVLVVNLSTYMPQGFYPSVGHFLHWLGAKVPHAVVCMVGTHADLCPEREVEEKCLDIHRQIAWQEKCDYEGLQILARQVDEALGQDFDLRCSSPHVAFYGVSDKNLRRKKAQFQYLLNHRPQILSPVLPISCWDCVQVRRLREKLLSVAEHRDIFPNLHRVLPRSWQMLEELHFQPQAQQLWLSWWDSARLGLQAGLTEDRLQSALSYLHESGKLLYFEEHQTLREYVFHNLPRLIDILNVFCQHDASVLLQKLLSSTHMDEMKATQLHHYVEGFLLHGLLPAHVIHLLLKPHIQSREDLQLLLELLEKMGLCYGVNKPKSKPLNGATAWYKFPCYVKNEMPHAEAWINGTTLGGQSFGAEQLQIEYNFPFIFPPGLFARYSVQINSHVVQRSDGKYQIYAYRGKVPVVISYRPAKGTQQPDTLSIASHASLPNIWTAWQAITPLVEELNVLLQEWPGLYYSVHVLCSKCLKRGSPHPHTFPGELLSQPRPEGVTEIICPKNGNERVNVALVYPPTPTVISPCSK; encoded by the coding sequence ATGGCCGAGATGGAGCGTCCGGAGGAGGCGGCCCGGCTCTGGCGAGACGCCGCCCTGCGCGCCAGGAAGCTGCAGAGCAACCTCCAGCAATTGGAGCTAGAGCTGGGCTCCCGGGGAGAGAGCGGCCCGGAGGCACCGCCGAAGCTGAAATCctcgcagcagcagcaacaacaacaaccgccgccgccgccgccgaccTCGCCGCTGGAGGCATTGAACCTGAGCGGGCGCGGCCTGGATGAGTTGCCGGAGGGCTTGTGCGCTGCCGTGGGCAGCAGCCTGAGCGTCCTCTCGTTGCGGAGGAACCGACTAGCTCATCTGCCCTCGGCCGCCGCCCTTCGGCACCTGGGCCGTTTGGCCGAACTCGACCTCAGCCACAACCGCTTGCGCTGCCTGCGCGACGACGGGCAGGCTCTGGCGCTCCTGCGCGGGCTCCGTAAGCTCAACCTCAGCCACAACCAGTTGGGAGGCGAAGGGACGCTGCCCAGCGGGTTGGGCGAACTGCGACAGCTGGAGGAGCTGGATCTGAGTTTCAACCGCCTTAGCCACCTGCCTGCTGAGGCCCTGGCCCACCTGCGACAGCTCCGCACCCTGGACGTGGACCACAATCAGCTTTCTGCCTTCCCTCAACCGCTGCTGGAGCTGGACGCCCTGGAAGAGCTGGATTGCTCTGGCAACCGACTCTTGCAGTCTCTTCCGGAGGGCATCACATGTCTTCGGCACCTGAAAATCCTGTGGCTCAGTGGCACTGGCTTGGAGGCCTTGCCCGAGGGCTTGTGCCAGCTGGGTACCCTCGAGAGCCTCATGCTGGATGGGAACCGCCTGAGTGTCCTGCCTGCTGGTTTTGGCAGCCTGCAGCGTCTCAAAATGCTGAACCTCTCATCCAACTTGCTGGCTGATTTCCCAGCAGCTGTGCTGGCCCTTCCTGGCTTGGAGGAGCTCTACCTCAGTCGCAATCAGCTTACCCTGTTGCCCGCTGGACTTTGCCAGCTTTGCCAACTCCGCACGCTTTGGCTGGACAACAATCGCATCCGCTACCTGCCTGATTCCATAGTCAAGCTTCATCAGCTGGAGGAACTGGTACTTCAGGGAAATCAGATCGCCATCCTTCCAGAGGGGTTTGGCCAACTCAGTCGTGTGAGTCTCTGGAAAATCAAAGACAACCCCTTGATCCAACCCCCCTATGAGGTCTGTATGAAAGGCATCCCTTACATAGCTGCCTACCAGAAGGAACTGGCTCATTCTCAGCCTGCCCTTAAGCCCCGGCTCAAACTAGTCCTCATGGGCCTGAAAAATGCAGGCAAAACTCTGCTTAGAAAGTGCCtcatggaggaagaggaagaggagcaggtAGAGTCATCTTTTGGTTCAGCTAACAAAAATTTTGAAAGAACCCAAAGCAGGGGGTGCTTCATACAACCCCTGAGAGACCTGCCCCAACCTCTGTCTCCAAAAGCACAGCCAAACCATTTTCCCATTGTGGAACAGCCCAAGGCTTCCCCTTTGTCTGTCTCACCCCTGAAATGTTCCTGTTTAGGGTATAACTCCACTGAGAAGAGGGATGTGTTCAGTCAGTCCCCCAAAGTTATTGGTCAGACCCAGGCAGGAGGCTCTGCTGCTGAGCAGCAGGATGATATCCCATTGTCCCCATCAATTAAAATACATAGAGAAACCTGCTTGGGGAATTATCCCCTGAGGCCTCCAGGCTCACATGTAACAGGGTtgccaggcagcagcaaaggTATTGAAGTGGTAGACTGGACAGCAGATGTGGAGAGAAGTCTAACCTTCATTGTATATGAGCTAGCAGGAGACCCAAGTTACGATGTGATCCAGCCGTTCTTCCTCTCTCCTGGAGCCCTGTATGTGTTGGTAGTAAATCTGAGCACTTACATGCCACAAGGTTTTTATCCTTCTGTGGGACACTTTCTTCACTGGCTGGGGGCAAAGGTGCCTCATGCCGTGGTATGTATGGTGGGAACACATGCAGACCTGTGTCCTGAACGGGAGGTGGAGGAGAAATGTTTAGACATCCACCGCCAGATTGCCTGGCAGGAGAAATGTGACTATGAAGGCCTCCAGATTTTGGCCCGGCAGGTGGATGAAGCTCTGGGGCAGGATTTTGATTTGCGCTGCTCTAGCCCCCATGTTGCTTTCTATGGGGTATCGGACAAGAATCTACGGCGCAAGAAAGCTCAGTTCCAATATCTGCTCAACCACCGTCCACAAATCCTCTCCCCAGTTTTACCTATAAGCTGCTGGGATTGTGTTCAGGTCCGCCGATTGCGAGAGAAGCTCCTTTCAGTGGCAGAGCATAGAGACATCTTTCCAAATTTGCACCGGGTTCTCCCAAGATCCTGGCAGATGCTGGAGGAGCTGCACTTCCAACCCCAAGCTCAACAGCTGTGGCTAAGCTGGTGGGACTCTGCTCGACTTGGCCTGCAGGCAGGGCTGACTGAGGATCGTCTCCAAAGTGCACTTTCCTACTTGCATGAGAGTGGCAAACTGCTGTATTTTGAGGAGCACCAGACCCTACGAGAATATGTTTTCCACAATCTGCCCAGGCTCATTGACATTCTCAATGTCTTCTGCCAGCATGATGCCTCAGTATTGCTCCAGAAACTGCTCAGCAGCACCCATATGGATGAGATGAAGGCCACACAGCTCCACCACTATGTGGAAGGATTTCTGCTTCATGGCCTTCTCCCTGCCCATGTTATTCATCTGCTTCTCAAGCCCCACATCCAAAGCAGAGAGGACTTGCAGCTTCTGCTGGAATTGTTAGAAAAAATGGGACTCTGTTACGGGGTTAACAAGCCCAAATCAAAACCCTTGAATGGAGCTACAGCGTGGTACAAGTTCCCCTGCTATGTGAAGAACGAGATGCCTCATGCAGAGGCATGGATCAATGGTACTACCCTGGGTGGGCAGTCTTTTGGGGCAGAACAGCTGCAGATTGAGTACAACTTTCCCTTTATTTTTCCCCCTGGATTGTTTGCTCGCTACAGTGTGCAGATTAACAGCCATGTGGTTCAGCGGTCAGATGGAAAGTATCAGATCTATGCGTACAGAGGGAAAGTGCCGGTAGTTATAAGTTACAGGCCTGCCAAAGGCACCCAACAACCAGATACATTGTCTATTGCTAGCCATGCATCTCTACCAAATATATG